One window from the genome of Cucumis melo cultivar AY chromosome 12, USDA_Cmelo_AY_1.0, whole genome shotgun sequence encodes:
- the LOC103488622 gene encoding ervatamin-B-like yields the protein MTVMKFFIVALVLIAFMSHLCESFKLERKDFASEKSLMQLYKRWSSHHRISRNANEMHKRFKVFKDNAKHVFKVNQMGRSLKLRLNQFADMSDDEFSSIHSSNITYYKHLHAKTVGGSFMYEHAKEIPSSIDWRKKGAVNAIKNQGRCGSCWAFAAVAAVESIHQIKTNELVSLSEQEVVDCDYRDGGCRGGFYNSAFEFMMENGGITVEDNYPYYEGDGYCRRRGGYNERVTIDGYENVPRNNEHALMKAVAHQPVAVAIASGGSDFKFYGQGLFTEQDFCGFNIDHTVVVVGYGTDEDGDYWIIRNQYGTQWGINGYMKMQRGARNPQGVCGMAIQPAYPVKY from the exons ATGACTGTCATGAAATTTTTTATTGTTGCCCTTGTTTTGATTGCTTTCATGTCTCACCTATGTGAGAGCTTTAAGTTGGAAAGAAAGGATTTTGCATCTGAAAAAAGCCTAATGCAACTCTACAAGAGATGGAGTAGCCACCATAGAATCTCGAGGAATGCAAATGAGATGCACAAACGCTTCAAGGTGTTCAAAGATAATGCAAAACATGTGTTCAAAGTGAACCAAATGGGAAGATCATTAAAATTACGACTTAACCAATTTGCGGATATGTCCGATGATGAGTTTAGTAGCATACATAGTTCCAATATTACTTACTACAAACATTTACATGCCAAGACTGTCGGTGGATCATTTATGTATGAACATGCAAAGGAAATTCCATCTTCAATCGACTGGAGGAAAAAAGGAGCCGTGAATGCCATAAAAAATCAAGGCAGATGTG GAAGTTGTTGGGCGTTTGCAGCTGTGGCTGCCGTAGAATCTATTCaccaaataaaaacaaatgagTTAGTATCTCTGTCAGAGCAAGAGGTGGTGGATTGTGATTATAGAGATGGTGGTTGTCGTGGAGGATTCTATAACTCTGCATTTGAGTTCATGATGGAAAACGGTGGAATCACAGTTGAGGATAACTATCCATATTATGAAGGAGATGGATATTGTCGTAGAAGAGGA GGTTATAATGAGAGAGTGACAATTGATGGGTACGAGAATGTACCTAGAAACAACGAGCATGCTTTAATGAAAGCAGTGGCACATCAACCGGTAGCAGTGGCTATAGCGTCAGGTGGAagtgattttaaattttacggGCAG GGATTGTTTACGGAACAAGACTTTTGTGGGTTTAATATTGACCACACGGTAGTGGTAGTTGGGTACGGAACCGATGAAGATGGAGATTATTGGATAATAAGGAACCAATATGGAACTCAATGGGGAATAAATGGTTATATGAAGATGCAACGAGGAGCACGAAACCCACAAGGTGTATGTGGAATGGCAATTCAACCTGCCTATCCTGTCAAGTACTAG